A DNA window from Flavobacterium sp. contains the following coding sequences:
- a CDS encoding carboxypeptidase-like regulatory domain-containing protein, whose product MPFKKIIIEIEQQHGVSFNYTENNIEGLELIPPNSSLSLEQKLEYLSKNSHLAFENIGNRFINIYKKENEKPLICGYVFSAKDKKPIENANISFLSKTQASTDSNGYFEFRGNNKNQFLISHVGFVTKKMAILNPDSKDCLQIVLEPEITELKEIKTNAILASGISKNADGSFEIKPKKFGILPGLIEPDALQTMQQIPGVNSIDESVSSINVRGGTHDQNLFLWNGIRMYQTGHFFGLISVFNPNLAHTISIYKNGSSAFYGESVSSVVAISSTPEKAEKNTVSAGINMINADIYGKYNLSKKSYIEISARKSITDYVETPTYKEYFNKVFQNTTITDFSDKQNVNYQSDKKFGFYDATLKFAQKIGSKDEVILDLITIKDKLEVFQSATVYDINKSENNVLRQQNYGGNLSWKRNWNSFNTTKINVYNSAYELLADQSTSEGQIVIQENTVNNNGINLENNHILSSKFTFNNGYQFNEVGITNLEDVTNPDFYRKVKDVLRTHALILEGKYNDTISRIYFKAGARINYIEKFKKIIPEPRIQLGYGISKSLNLELLGELKSQNSQQIIELQKDYFGIEKRRWIISNNTTIPIQKSRQISLNLSYIKNDWLFDVENFYKKVAGITTSSQGFQNQLEFVKTTGDYTVWGTEMLIQKKMNHFLTWLSYTYNHNNYHFSHYEFPIFPNNFEVMHTVSWAGIYEKNNFKIALGTKWTSGRPKTSPDNSQIDPSNPTLIYNRPNNTNLHIFSQVNFSTTYKWESDNGIQYKLGISILNILNRKNEISEYYRISSLTNSIEEVETFSLQRTPNLSFRISL is encoded by the coding sequence ATGCCTTTTAAAAAAATCATAATTGAAATTGAACAGCAGCACGGAGTAAGCTTTAATTATACCGAAAATAATATTGAAGGTCTGGAATTAATTCCGCCAAATAGTTCACTTTCTTTAGAACAAAAACTGGAATATCTTTCCAAAAATAGCCATTTGGCTTTTGAAAATATTGGCAACCGATTTATCAATATTTATAAAAAGGAAAATGAAAAGCCTTTAATATGCGGTTACGTTTTTTCTGCTAAGGATAAAAAACCAATCGAAAACGCCAATATCAGTTTTCTTAGTAAAACTCAGGCTTCAACTGATTCAAACGGTTATTTTGAATTTAGGGGAAATAATAAAAATCAGTTTCTCATAAGTCATGTTGGTTTTGTCACCAAAAAAATGGCAATTCTAAATCCGGATTCAAAAGATTGTCTTCAAATAGTTTTAGAACCTGAAATTACAGAGCTTAAAGAAATTAAGACAAACGCTATTCTGGCATCGGGAATTTCTAAAAACGCTGACGGATCGTTTGAAATTAAACCCAAGAAATTTGGTATTCTTCCCGGACTTATCGAACCTGACGCTTTGCAGACTATGCAGCAAATTCCGGGTGTAAACAGTATCGACGAAAGTGTTTCAAGCATCAATGTTCGTGGCGGCACACATGACCAGAATTTATTTTTATGGAATGGAATAAGGATGTACCAAACGGGACATTTTTTTGGTTTAATATCCGTTTTTAATCCTAATCTGGCACATACCATTTCGATTTACAAAAACGGAAGTTCTGCCTTTTACGGAGAAAGTGTATCGAGTGTCGTGGCTATTTCTTCTACTCCTGAAAAAGCTGAAAAAAATACGGTAAGCGCCGGAATCAATATGATTAATGCTGATATTTATGGAAAATATAATCTTTCGAAAAAGAGTTATATTGAAATTTCGGCACGTAAATCGATTACAGATTATGTAGAAACGCCTACTTACAAAGAGTATTTCAACAAAGTATTTCAAAACACGACAATCACAGATTTCTCAGACAAGCAAAATGTTAATTATCAAAGTGATAAAAAATTTGGCTTTTATGATGCCACACTAAAATTCGCTCAAAAAATTGGCAGTAAAGACGAAGTAATATTAGATTTAATTACCATAAAAGATAAACTTGAAGTTTTTCAGAGTGCAACGGTTTACGACATCAATAAATCTGAAAATAATGTTTTACGCCAGCAGAATTATGGCGGAAATTTATCGTGGAAAAGAAACTGGAATAGTTTTAATACCACAAAAATCAATGTTTATAATTCGGCTTACGAACTTTTGGCTGATCAAAGTACCAGCGAAGGCCAGATTGTAATTCAGGAAAATACCGTTAACAACAACGGAATTAATCTGGAAAACAACCATATTCTTAGTTCTAAATTTACTTTTAATAACGGATATCAGTTTAACGAAGTCGGGATCACAAATTTAGAGGATGTAACAAACCCTGATTTTTACCGAAAAGTTAAAGATGTATTGCGAACGCACGCTTTGATTCTGGAAGGAAAATACAACGATACTATTTCCCGAATTTATTTTAAGGCCGGAGCCCGAATTAATTATATCGAAAAGTTTAAAAAAATTATTCCTGAACCCCGAATTCAACTTGGCTACGGCATTAGTAAAAGTCTAAATCTAGAATTACTGGGCGAACTCAAAAGCCAGAATTCACAACAGATTATTGAACTCCAGAAAGATTATTTTGGAATTGAAAAAAGACGCTGGATCATCTCAAACAATACTACAATTCCGATTCAAAAAAGCAGACAGATTTCTTTAAACCTGTCTTATATAAAAAATGACTGGCTTTTTGATGTAGAAAATTTCTATAAAAAAGTAGCCGGAATTACTACTTCAAGTCAGGGATTTCAGAATCAGTTAGAATTTGTTAAAACCACTGGCGATTATACCGTTTGGGGAACAGAAATGCTGATTCAAAAAAAAATGAATCACTTTTTGACCTGGCTAAGTTATACGTATAACCATAATAATTATCATTTTTCTCATTATGAATTTCCAATTTTCCCAAATAATTTTGAGGTTATGCATACCGTTTCTTGGGCGGGAATTTATGAGAAAAACAATTTTAAAATTGCTCTGGGAACAAAATGGACTTCGGGCAGGCCTAAAACTTCTCCTGATAATTCTCAGATTGATCCGTCAAATCCAACCTTAATTTACAATAGACCTAATAATACCAATCTGCATATTTTTTCGCAGGTTAATTTTTCTACTACTTACAAATGGGAATCTGATAACGGAATTCAGTACAAATTAGGAATTTCTATTCTGAATATTCTCAACAGAAAAAACGAAATCAGCGAATATTACAGAATAAGTTCGCTGACAAATTCTATCGAAGAAGTCGAAACTTTTTCACTGCAAAGAACTCCTAATCTGAGCTTTAGGATTTCATTATAA
- a CDS encoding DUF5777 family beta-barrel protein — MKKRIFLLASFLICLFANAQEDLLSTLDSTQVVDKNAAATFKGLQIITLQSTKLAAKKELYIVISHRFGSVKGGISEFFGFDDATTKIGGIYGVTDWLSVSASRHTLLKIYETSVKYRLARQNDQFPFDIVGYNTIDINSGLKKDDYPKIEFSDRLTYINQLLISRKFSEKFSLELAPSYIHKNLYNPDNENDNQFTLSAGGRMKLTKRLSLNLEYGENFNKPDFYHNPLSVGLDIDTGGHIFQLIFTNSQSMTESGYLTNATGDWGKGDFFFGFNLYRVF, encoded by the coding sequence ATGAAAAAACGAATATTTTTACTAGCCAGTTTTTTAATCTGCTTGTTTGCCAATGCGCAGGAAGATTTACTTTCTACACTCGATTCTACGCAGGTTGTAGATAAAAATGCTGCAGCCACTTTTAAAGGTCTGCAGATTATAACGCTGCAGTCGACAAAACTGGCAGCCAAAAAAGAACTTTATATCGTTATATCGCACCGTTTCGGATCTGTTAAAGGCGGAATTTCGGAGTTTTTTGGCTTTGATGATGCGACTACGAAAATTGGCGGTATTTACGGAGTAACCGACTGGCTTTCTGTAAGTGCTTCTCGCCACACTTTGCTTAAAATTTATGAAACCTCCGTAAAATACAGATTAGCAAGACAAAATGATCAATTCCCGTTTGATATTGTGGGTTACAACACCATCGATATTAACAGCGGATTGAAAAAAGATGATTATCCTAAAATAGAATTCTCTGACCGATTAACGTATATCAATCAGCTTTTAATCTCCAGAAAATTCTCTGAAAAATTCTCTCTTGAACTGGCTCCTTCTTATATTCATAAAAACCTGTATAATCCGGATAACGAAAATGATAATCAATTTACATTAAGTGCCGGCGGAAGAATGAAATTAACCAAAAGACTCTCTTTAAATCTGGAATATGGTGAGAATTTCAATAAACCCGATTTTTATCATAATCCGCTGTCTGTAGGTTTAGATATTGATACCGGCGGACACATTTTTCAATTGATTTTTACCAATTCTCAATCAATGACAGAGAGCGGGTATTTAACAAACGCAACTGGCGATTGGGGCAAAGGCGATTTCTTCTTTGGATTTAATTTATACAGAGTTTTCTAA
- a CDS encoding cytochrome c, whose protein sequence is MKKYIFLSGILLSLYSCDSTTYESLEEPEVITGPVTYNANVKSIINSNCIACHASGGTLAPLETYAEVKDAVLNTDLLDRIQRQNGTPGQMPKGGRMSQDKINTILQWSTDGLLEN, encoded by the coding sequence ATGAAAAAATACATTTTCCTATCAGGTATATTATTGTCCCTTTACAGCTGTGATTCTACCACTTACGAAAGTCTCGAAGAACCAGAAGTGATAACGGGTCCGGTTACGTACAATGCAAACGTAAAATCGATAATCAATTCAAATTGTATTGCCTGTCATGCTTCTGGAGGAACACTTGCTCCTTTAGAAACGTATGCCGAAGTTAAAGATGCCGTTTTAAATACTGATCTTTTAGACCGAATTCAGCGTCAGAACGGAACTCCGGGACAAATGCCAAAAGGCGGAAGAATGTCTCAGGATAAAATTAATACCATTTTGCAATGGAGTACAGACGGATTATTAGAAAATTAA
- a CDS encoding YceI family protein, with amino-acid sequence MKKQIVMLFLFVGIFHVSAQKYATKTGNLKFEASVDSFEEVAAENKNTSAILDSGTGDIAVLTLMKGFRFKVALMEEHFNENYVESDKFPKASFKGKIEDFDVSKLSASAKPVKISGDLTLHGRIKKITANAKIQKVDDKITITGNFEVTPGDFAIEIPKIVSKKVADKIKVNFNLPLSKM; translated from the coding sequence ATGAAAAAACAAATTGTAATGCTGTTTTTATTTGTTGGAATATTTCATGTTTCAGCCCAAAAATATGCAACAAAAACAGGAAATTTAAAATTTGAAGCTTCTGTTGATTCTTTTGAAGAAGTGGCTGCAGAAAACAAAAATACCTCAGCCATTTTAGATTCGGGAACGGGAGACATTGCCGTTTTAACGCTGATGAAAGGATTTCGATTTAAAGTCGCTTTGATGGAAGAGCATTTTAATGAAAATTATGTAGAATCAGACAAGTTCCCAAAAGCTTCTTTTAAAGGAAAAATTGAAGATTTTGATGTTTCTAAACTTTCTGCTTCGGCGAAACCAGTAAAGATTTCAGGAGATTTGACTTTACACGGAAGAATCAAAAAAATTACGGCAAATGCCAAAATTCAAAAAGTCGATGATAAAATTACAATCACAGGAAATTTTGAAGTAACACCTGGTGATTTTGCCATCGAAATTCCAAAAATTGTAAGTAAAAAAGTGGCCGATAAAATAAAAGTAAATTTTAATCTGCCACTTTCAAAAATGTAA
- a CDS encoding aldo/keto reductase has protein sequence MEKRILGTQGLEVSALGLGCMGLSFAYGTAVDKQHGIKIIREAYEQGINFFDTAEAYGIANEELVGEAVAPFRKDVVIATKFGFKDGQAFNGQDSRPENIRAVAEESLRRLKTDVIDLFYQHRVDQNVPIEDVAGTVKDLIQEGKVKYFGMSEAGAATIRKANAVLPVSALQSEYSIWWREPELEVLPVLEELGIGFVPFSPLGRGFLTGAITEKTSFEATDFRNNLPRFSEENRKANQKLVDLLSVIATQKQATPSQIALGWLLAQKPWIAPIPGTTKSHRLTENIGGASINLSAEDVKKIDDAFAQTTIQGDRYPSHIQQTTGK, from the coding sequence ATGGAAAAGAGAATATTAGGAACACAAGGTTTAGAAGTTTCGGCATTAGGACTTGGCTGTATGGGGTTAAGTTTTGCTTATGGTACTGCGGTTGACAAACAACACGGAATTAAAATTATTAGAGAAGCATACGAGCAGGGAATTAATTTTTTTGATACTGCCGAAGCTTACGGTATTGCAAATGAAGAGTTAGTAGGAGAGGCTGTGGCTCCTTTTAGAAAAGATGTTGTGATTGCCACTAAATTCGGTTTTAAAGACGGACAGGCTTTTAATGGTCAGGACAGCCGGCCTGAAAATATAAGAGCGGTTGCCGAAGAATCTTTAAGACGTTTAAAAACAGATGTTATAGATTTATTTTATCAGCACAGAGTGGATCAAAATGTGCCAATTGAAGATGTTGCCGGAACGGTTAAAGATCTTATACAGGAAGGAAAAGTAAAATACTTTGGAATGTCTGAAGCTGGTGCAGCAACGATTAGAAAAGCAAATGCAGTTTTGCCTGTTTCTGCTTTGCAAAGCGAATATTCTATTTGGTGGCGTGAACCTGAGTTAGAAGTTTTACCAGTTTTGGAAGAATTAGGAATTGGTTTTGTACCGTTTAGTCCGTTAGGAAGAGGATTTTTGACTGGTGCTATCACTGAAAAAACCAGTTTTGAAGCGACAGATTTTAGAAATAATCTGCCTCGTTTTAGTGAAGAAAACAGAAAAGCAAACCAAAAATTAGTTGATCTTTTATCAGTAATTGCGACTCAAAAACAAGCAACGCCTTCACAAATTGCATTAGGCTGGCTTTTGGCTCAAAAACCTTGGATTGCGCCAATTCCGGGTACAACAAAATCACATCGATTAACTGAAAATATTGGCGGCGCTTCTATTAATTTATCTGCAGAAGATGTTAAAAAAATTGATGATGCTTTTGCTCAGACTACTATTCAGGGAGATCGCTACCCATCTCATATTCAACAGACAACAGGGAAATAA
- a CDS encoding helix-turn-helix domain-containing protein, translating into MEQIKLEKVTQYNQLKGVETQHPLISFFDNTNSKPLPNNTRLHFGFYAIFLKAGNCGELKYGRNNYDYDDGTMIFVAPGQVLEVNNTDDYKSTGLTLLFHPDFIKGSALSKNINQYSFFSYDSHEALHLSLKEQQIIKDLFSKLEYELSQNIDKHTKNIICNTIDLLLNYCVRFYDRQFISRENINTDILSKFENSLNDYFQSENAENAGLPSVGYFADLLHLSPNYFGDLIKKETGKSAQEHIQLKLINLAKERIFDTEKSISQIAFELGFKYPQHFNRMFKKNTGYTPVEYRNLN; encoded by the coding sequence ATGGAACAAATAAAACTTGAAAAAGTTACACAATACAATCAGTTAAAAGGAGTCGAAACACAGCATCCTTTAATAAGCTTTTTTGATAACACAAACAGCAAACCTCTGCCTAATAATACCCGCTTACATTTTGGTTTTTATGCTATATTTTTAAAAGCCGGAAATTGCGGTGAATTAAAATACGGCCGCAATAATTATGATTATGACGATGGCACAATGATTTTTGTAGCGCCCGGGCAGGTTCTCGAAGTAAATAATACCGATGATTATAAATCGACAGGATTAACACTTTTATTTCATCCTGATTTTATAAAAGGATCTGCATTATCTAAAAACATAAATCAGTATTCTTTTTTTTCTTATGATTCGCATGAAGCCCTTCATTTATCACTCAAAGAACAGCAAATCATAAAAGATTTATTCAGCAAATTAGAATACGAATTAAGCCAGAATATAGACAAACACACCAAAAATATTATTTGCAATACTATTGATCTTCTTTTAAATTATTGTGTTCGTTTTTATGACAGACAATTCATCAGCCGTGAAAACATCAATACTGATATTTTATCCAAATTTGAAAACAGTTTAAATGACTATTTTCAGTCAGAAAATGCAGAAAATGCAGGATTGCCGTCTGTAGGTTACTTTGCCGATCTTTTACATCTTTCGCCTAATTATTTTGGCGATTTAATCAAAAAAGAAACCGGAAAATCAGCTCAGGAACATATTCAGCTAAAATTGATCAACCTGGCAAAAGAGCGAATTTTTGATACCGAAAAATCGATTAGTCAGATCGCTTTTGAATTAGGTTTCAAATATCCGCAGCACTTTAATCGAATGTTTAAAAAAAATACGGGTTACACTCCTGTCGAATATAGAAATCTAAATTAA
- a CDS encoding Na+/H+ antiporter, whose translation MLDNFPFYLGLLIIILLLIMLANKIKVAYPVLLVLAGLAISFFPGVPVIKIDPELIFFIFLPPLLYEAAWTVSWKQMWRWRRIITSFAFIVVFVSAFSVAIVANYFIPGFSLALGFVLGAIVSPPDAVSAGAILKFVKVPKTLSSILEGESLLNDASSLIIFRFAMIAVATEQFIFYKAAISFSWMVFGGVAIGLLIGWLFMKAHKYLPTDANLDIFLSLLTPYIIYLAAEEVHSSGVLAVVSCGLLLSNNRHRFLSSKSRLQSLNVWESLCFILNGLVFMLIGLDLPEITKGLEETSLMTAIGYGVLITFVLIISRIISSYGAVIVTLIARNFITVADNRNPGYKTPFILGWTGMRGVVSLAAALSIPVYLNNGNGFPQRNLILFITFIVILLTLLIQGLTLPYFIKKIKLNDIYDPVPRHEAANHLKQELAEFVLDYLKTNYEGQTEHNPSLQHLIQKWEQHIKGIDNEIISQDHKHIYLDLIIQQRKWLINKNKEDQTLDESIIRRQMHYLDIEEEKLRYI comes from the coding sequence ATGCTGGACAACTTTCCTTTTTACCTTGGTCTGTTAATCATTATTTTATTGCTCATTATGCTGGCCAATAAAATAAAAGTCGCTTATCCTGTTCTTTTAGTACTGGCAGGATTGGCTATAAGTTTTTTTCCGGGAGTTCCCGTAATCAAAATCGATCCCGAACTCATATTCTTTATTTTCCTGCCTCCGTTGTTATACGAAGCGGCATGGACGGTTTCATGGAAACAAATGTGGCGCTGGCGCCGTATTATTACAAGCTTTGCTTTTATTGTTGTTTTTGTGTCAGCGTTTTCTGTAGCAATCGTGGCGAATTATTTTATTCCGGGATTCTCATTGGCATTAGGTTTTGTTTTGGGCGCAATTGTATCTCCTCCCGATGCTGTAAGTGCGGGCGCTATTTTAAAATTTGTTAAAGTACCCAAAACCCTTTCCTCAATATTAGAAGGCGAAAGTTTATTAAACGATGCTTCGTCTTTAATCATTTTCAGGTTTGCTATGATTGCCGTTGCAACAGAGCAGTTTATATTTTACAAAGCGGCAATAAGTTTTAGCTGGATGGTTTTTGGAGGCGTAGCGATTGGTTTATTAATAGGATGGCTTTTTATGAAAGCACACAAATATTTACCAACTGATGCTAATTTAGATATCTTTCTCTCTTTGTTAACACCTTATATTATTTATCTCGCTGCCGAAGAAGTACATAGCTCCGGAGTATTGGCCGTTGTAAGCTGCGGATTGCTATTGTCTAATAATCGTCATCGTTTTTTGAGCAGTAAATCTCGTTTACAAAGTCTCAATGTCTGGGAAAGTTTATGTTTCATTTTAAATGGATTGGTGTTTATGCTTATCGGCTTAGATTTACCTGAAATTACAAAAGGACTTGAAGAAACCAGCCTCATGACAGCAATTGGATACGGTGTACTAATTACTTTTGTTTTAATTATAAGCCGAATTATATCTTCTTACGGTGCCGTAATTGTTACGCTCATTGCCCGAAATTTTATTACGGTTGCTGATAACCGAAATCCCGGTTACAAAACACCTTTTATTTTGGGCTGGACAGGAATGCGCGGTGTTGTTTCGCTGGCTGCGGCATTATCTATTCCGGTTTACTTAAATAACGGCAATGGATTTCCACAGCGTAATCTTATCTTATTTATCACTTTTATTGTGATTCTTTTGACCTTATTAATTCAGGGATTAACGCTTCCTTATTTTATTAAAAAAATTAAACTGAATGATATTTATGATCCTGTACCTCGCCATGAAGCTGCTAATCATTTAAAACAGGAACTGGCTGAGTTTGTTTTGGATTATTTAAAAACAAATTATGAAGGTCAGACAGAACATAACCCTTCTTTACAGCATCTTATTCAAAAATGGGAACAGCATATTAAAGGAATCGATAATGAAATTATAAGTCAGGACCACAAACATATTTATCTTGATTTAATAATCCAGCAGCGAAAATGGCTCATTAATAAAAATAAAGAAGATCAGACTTTAGACGAATCTATTATTCGCAGACAAATGCATTATCTCGATATTGAAGAAGAAAAACTGCGCTATATTTAA
- a CDS encoding glycoside hydrolase family 130 protein — protein MRVSVVRKSIKFTPDSRRVVARYFMNGYERTQQMVLRIMTLDEKQVLETLEQTLREFARRHRNISAVFFRHCEKIRPIIEDMKIDYEAMSLNRKMLIGSYCTMEYAIESAAIFNPSIVEDFDQSGLEMGEKRVIISFRATGEGHISSIVFRRGILDRDNNLQIMKIGHHIDKAEIEHKTLFNKERFLTKLLEMHTQDKYIDQIMQDLPDEFEFAILKNTLKTALSDASIRQERRVALEEILWLANSFYDLQFKHDSDITERVIFPISDSESRGIEDARFVRFTDDDNSVRVMATYTAYNGHAILPKLISTEDFYSFRVMPLHGEGAQNKNLALFPRKIKGKYAMLSRIDGVNNYIMYSNRVTQWNTPVLLQQPRYTWELTQIGNCGSPLWTEEGWLVITHGVGTMRRYCIGASLFDLDDPSKEIGRLSEPLLSPLEDEREGYVPNVVYSCGAIIHNNSLILPYAVSDYSSTYGVVDMVELLDALKKSK, from the coding sequence ATGCGAGTATCCGTAGTTCGAAAAAGTATAAAATTTACCCCAGATTCCAGAAGAGTAGTTGCCCGTTATTTTATGAATGGTTATGAAAGAACCCAGCAAATGGTGCTTCGTATAATGACTTTGGATGAAAAACAAGTTCTGGAAACCTTAGAGCAGACACTTCGTGAATTTGCCAGACGACACCGAAATATTTCGGCAGTATTTTTTAGACACTGCGAAAAAATCAGACCTATAATCGAAGACATGAAGATTGATTATGAAGCTATGTCGCTAAATCGAAAAATGCTCATTGGTTCGTATTGCACAATGGAATATGCAATTGAATCGGCAGCGATTTTTAATCCTTCAATTGTAGAAGATTTTGATCAATCAGGTTTAGAAATGGGAGAAAAACGTGTTATTATTTCTTTCCGCGCTACGGGTGAAGGTCATATTTCTTCGATTGTTTTTAGAAGAGGAATTCTCGATCGTGACAATAATCTGCAGATCATGAAAATTGGTCACCATATTGATAAAGCCGAAATTGAACACAAAACGCTATTCAACAAAGAGCGTTTTTTGACCAAATTGCTCGAAATGCATACGCAGGACAAATACATCGATCAAATCATGCAGGATCTGCCGGATGAATTTGAATTTGCGATTTTAAAAAATACTTTAAAAACTGCTTTAAGTGATGCGTCTATTCGTCAGGAAAGACGAGTGGCGCTCGAAGAAATACTCTGGCTTGCCAATTCTTTTTATGATTTGCAGTTCAAACACGATTCTGATATTACAGAACGTGTCATTTTCCCGATTTCCGATTCTGAAAGCCGCGGAATTGAAGACGCACGTTTTGTTCGTTTTACCGATGATGATAATTCCGTACGTGTTATGGCAACTTACACGGCCTATAATGGCCACGCCATATTACCCAAACTTATTTCAACAGAAGATTTTTATTCATTCAGAGTAATGCCGCTGCATGGAGAAGGTGCACAAAATAAAAACCTGGCTTTGTTTCCGAGAAAAATAAAAGGAAAATACGCCATGCTTTCCCGTATTGACGGTGTAAATAATTATATTATGTATTCGAACCGTGTTACACAATGGAACACGCCTGTTTTATTGCAACAGCCGCGCTACACCTGGGAACTCACTCAAATAGGAAACTGTGGATCGCCGCTTTGGACAGAAGAAGGCTGGCTTGTTATCACACATGGCGTGGGTACAATGCGACGTTATTGTATTGGTGCATCTCTTTTTGATCTTGACGATCCGTCAAAAGAAATTGGAAGATTGAGCGAACCTTTGCTTTCTCCTCTTGAAGACGAACGTGAAGGTTATGTGCCAAATGTGGTATATTCCTGCGGAGCCATTATTCACAATAACAGTTTAATTTTACCGTATGCTGTATCTGATTATTCGTCTACTTATGGTGTGGTTGATATGGTTGAATTGTTGGATGCTTTGAAAAAAAGTAAGTAA
- a CDS encoding Crp/Fnr family transcriptional regulator, which translates to MESLRIIFTETLGLSSDHYEEFLKQLHFKTLKKKEHLIQEGSVCDFIAIVISGTMRSYVQNNDGEFNNDFYLENSFASAYTSFLTQMPTNCNIEALTDVELYYITHQQFHFLIEKDTNYLKLAKYISDNYFIRKCKRETSFLKNSAAERLEMIRKLYPEIEQKVPQYHIASYLGIKPESLSRIKLLTYINK; encoded by the coding sequence ATGGAATCACTACGCATTATTTTTACTGAAACTCTAGGATTAAGTTCTGATCATTATGAAGAATTCCTGAAACAATTACATTTTAAAACTCTCAAGAAAAAAGAACATTTAATTCAGGAAGGTTCTGTCTGCGATTTTATTGCTATTGTAATTTCAGGAACAATGAGATCGTATGTACAAAATAATGACGGCGAATTTAATAACGATTTTTATCTCGAAAACAGTTTTGCAAGTGCGTACACGAGTTTTTTAACTCAAATGCCAACAAACTGTAATATAGAAGCCTTAACGGATGTTGAGTTGTATTATATTACTCATCAGCAATTTCATTTCTTGATTGAAAAAGACACTAACTATTTAAAACTTGCCAAATACATCTCTGATAATTATTTTATTAGAAAATGCAAAAGAGAAACTTCTTTTCTAAAAAATTCTGCTGCAGAAAGATTAGAAATGATCCGAAAACTCTATCCTGAAATTGAACAAAAAGTTCCTCAATATCATATTGCTTCTTATTTAGGAATTAAACCCGAATCTTTAAGCAGAATAAAACTCTTAACATACATCAATAAATAA
- a CDS encoding SDR family NAD(P)-dependent oxidoreductase: MNKLYKTAVVTGISSGIGLALTKKLLNENYNVIGTTRSGKLEDFSHPNLKVIPLEATSQESRDNAISEILAITTDVDLLVNNAGIAPDAFSNQPDLDSFTETINTNVTSVIFFTESLLKNIKTSGKIAFISSSMGLLKNAAPNGTAYRISKNAINMYAAMLATRVVEKQIIVTPIHPGWVQTKLGGNQAPFTTKDSADGIYNAILLNTESGKFWDITIPGID, encoded by the coding sequence ATGAACAAATTATATAAAACAGCTGTTGTAACAGGAATAAGCAGCGGAATTGGGTTAGCATTAACCAAAAAATTACTGAACGAAAATTATAATGTAATTGGAACAACAAGGTCTGGAAAGCTGGAGGATTTTTCGCATCCGAATTTAAAAGTGATTCCATTAGAAGCTACAAGTCAGGAAAGTAGAGATAACGCAATCAGCGAAATTTTAGCTATTACAACTGATGTTGATTTATTGGTAAACAATGCCGGAATTGCTCCGGATGCTTTTTCAAATCAACCTGACCTTGATTCTTTCACGGAAACAATAAATACCAATGTTACGAGTGTAATTTTCTTTACAGAATCGTTATTGAAAAATATCAAAACGAGCGGAAAAATTGCTTTTATTTCAAGCAGCATGGGATTGTTGAAAAATGCGGCGCCAAACGGAACTGCTTATCGAATTTCAAAAAATGCCATTAATATGTACGCAGCAATGCTGGCAACCCGAGTTGTAGAAAAGCAAATTATTGTAACGCCAATTCATCCGGGCTGGGTTCAAACTAAACTGGGAGGAAACCAAGCGCCATTTACAACAAAAGATTCTGCAGACGGAATTTATAACGCTATTCTTTTAAACACAGAATCGGGTAAATTTTGGGATATAACGATTCCCGGCATCGATTAA